Below is a genomic region from Medicago truncatula cultivar Jemalong A17 chromosome 3, MtrunA17r5.0-ANR, whole genome shotgun sequence.
TATGTTTTGTAATTCTTTCTTGTTTATAATTTCCATTGTCGTGAGCAACTAAACTCCCTCTTACTAGAGCTCTAAGATGATCCGTTGTTTATTTGTTGGCATATATTCATTAATGAAATTTCTTTATTCGGTCATGATTTAAGTTTCTTGGATCCGATTTTGGAGATCATATAATACCCCAAGTTACACGGCTTAAATATCTTGGATCCTTCGTACAAAATGATGGAGAAATAGAAGCAGATGTAAGCCATCGTATTCAAGctgggtggttgaaatggagaagagtcTCAGTTGTTTTGTGCGATAAGAAAGTACCacttaagttgaaaggaaagttctatcgGACAGCAGTCAGACCGGCGTTGTTGTACGGTACGGAGTGTTGGGCGGTTAAAAGTCAACATGAGAATTAAGTAAGTGTAGCaaagatgaggatgttgcgttggatgagtggtaagactagcctggataggattaggaatgacatcattagagagagagtgggggtagcacctatagtagaaaagttggtagaaaatagacttagatggtttgggcatgtagagagaaaacccgtagatgccgtggtaagaagagtatatcaaatggaggagagtcaagttaaaagaggtagatgaagacctaggaaaactattagagaaacgATTAGAAatgatttagaggtcaatgagttggatccaaatttggtgtATAATAGAACACTATgacgtcatttgatccatgtagccgatcCCACTTAGTGAGATAAGGCTTGATTGCTGTTGTTGGTATGCGACTGACCTTTagtaattaaatagatttttaaccTCACTTGTTGAAGTTAGACCACCGTAGGCCAAGTATTCTATTTCCTAACCATTGTAAAATGCTAACAAAGACACCTCACATATCCAAtacttgttcttttcttttcttttccttgttTCCCTTAGAAGACGTTTCTGTGTTTGAGAAAATATAACATAGTTAtgaactttaaaataaaacttgagCCTatcgagagaaaaaaaaacataaaacttgccaaataaaaacttaaaataaaaacaatttctattatataaaaagttatataataaaaaatatataaaagttagGGAAATTCACTTCGCTGCAAGCCTTGGCACTTGCTGCTTCAACACAGCGTTTAACGACATTGAGGTCGACAGGGAAAGGGAGAAGGTGGCGGCATAACTTGAGGAGGAGGAGGACCACGGAGCCGGGGTGAGTAAAGAACATAGTAGTTGAATCCAATAGTAGTAGTTCCAAAGATATCATCAACCATTTTCATGAACCGAATAATAACAAACGGAATATATTCAATTCTCTCAATTTCTTCCCGAAGATGACGAATCTCTCTTAGATGCTCCTCCAGTTCATCTATTAGGTGCTCTAGTTTGATGTTGCTCAACTCTATTTCCCGCCTGAAGACTACCATTGACGCACGAAGGGATTCATATTCTAAGGTCATGGAGGATTCCATGGTTTTAGATAAATATAGAAGagaaaagtgtaaaaaatttgACGATTAGGGTTTCGGTGTTGAACTGGGAATGATTTCtgtataaaataaaggtgaGTTGTTAATTTATACGAACTTActtaacaattttgttttttattttttattttacatgaaCTTAGTGAACAAGTTATAAAAGATTTAGTTTAGCTCATATACTCTACGATCGTAGTGGCTATTTAAAAGATTTAGTTTagcttttacaataaaaataatttaattcgTATGGgagtgtttgtttcaaggttaagaatgacaTTTCCGGGAATACATGACTAGGGAATGATTATACCCATGTTTGTTatgaggttgagaaaaaaatattcctagATATAAAGGTTCATGGGAATGGAGTAACTTCTCATAACTTCCATTATGccatgaatttattcccatatAAAGATATGAGAATGTGCATTCCCATGATATTATgcatagatttttaaaaaaaaattgtaacttccaatttttccacgaatgtcaagttatttgacaaacactttttttaacaaatacccaagaatcaaattttcatattttcattcccgGGTATGTTATTCCTGGGAATAATTTGTATTTCCCAAAAACAAACGCCCCCTAAAGAAAATAAACGGTTTGTGCtgacttttttccttttcaattttacccttccgttaaagtattttatttactattttatactttttataccaatatttaaattaataattaaaaaatagataaatctCATTATAATACTTCACTACAATAAGAACaatattatcttaaaaatatataaagaaaatagagattttgggttggattttttattgttccaattatacccttaaacaaattttcatataatGATGTTATATAGTTGATgtcattgaaaatgataaaaatttatattatatttgcaaTATTgcttttgtaattaaaatatataagcaTGATTTGTTACGCAACTGAAAATATATAGTAAAACGATAAGCATGTACAATAAAGGGTAAATTACACTCCCATTCCTTCTTGTGTTAAAATATATAGTAAATTACAATGTCCttctttaaaaaatgattgaattacacttccctctcctcttatgttaaaatatacactttcctCTCTCGagaagtaaaatttatactacCCTCCCcaataagatgcttgaattacaaccgctacccttaatatttaaatatgcaccacactttaatctattttaacacaaataatttttttttatgatccattttagaaaaataaattcatttctttataatttaaatgtcaatgataattaaatttaaatattttgctattgattttataatttagtatataaaattaacttttaaaggaccatattttattgtctttagtaatttttcacatgttttaattttattttgtgttgtttaatattttataatattgttgaaaacaatatgttaatgaaattgcgaataaaaaatagaaaaaaatatgtattcaaattttggttatattaaaatagatatgtaatactatattttttcgaagtgtgttaaattattctttttttgctggaaatataaaaaaaattattgatggagtatagtgtagattttaacataagaggggagaaGAATATAATTCATGCTTCTCTTAGAGGAGGGGATTGAAATGTTTTATAATATGTTTTGAACAAGAGGGgagaaaaatgtatattttaacataagaaagGAGtgaagtgtaattcaagcatctttgagaggAGGATgatgtaatttactctaaaataTACTCTCCATAAACAATGCGtgcgataaaaaaaaaaatttggctAACCACCATAAACAATATCCGAGAATGTGATAAATTATACTTTCTGAGTTTCATAAAATAGAAGAATTAAAAGTGCAGTTAcgccatatttttttatttttttttatcattagtCACTTATAATcgtttgataattttaatatttgactttttgcATACGGTTTTGCTAAGTATTTGAAGTCTAAAACTTGCTAGCTATGTGCTATGATCAAGGCTCTTGATATGTATATTTCTTAACCTCTCTGTGTTGCGCCCCTTAACGTGGGTACCACGTTCTCGGATATTAGGTCTTTTGTCCTTTTTTGCATAACCTCCATAAACAATGTCAAATCAATAACAAACATAGTTTCATTATTTGGGAAATAAAGTATAGTCGTTGATATGGAGTGATCATAATGACGACCTCTGTTACAACAATCCGTCAAGATGCAAAGTGTGCATGTGTGTTAGAGAATACCTATAAACACTTTAACACTTAAGTTATTATGAGAGCAAAGAGTGAGAGATATTGGAAGGATAAACATTGTGTAACTTATGACGATGGTGAAGGTATTTTCTATAGGTATAGGCGCGGAGGTGTTGGAGAGTTCATGAGCGCTCGTTATTATCAACGCTCCATCGATGAAGGTTTCTGGTGCCCTTAGGAGATGTTGGACCGTTACTGAATTATAGGATACACGACTTTGTTCTATGGGTCAATCTCACTGATACGtataaaagtatatatttattcGCAGTAGTATATTAAACATTACAAAATCAAAGGACTTTGGAATAAGCAGAACCACAACAAACATTGCATAACTTCCACAAACATTGTCATGAACCATAATCTATATAAAATCTGCATATATTTTACAacataaattacaaaatcacatcatcaaactAACAAAGAAAACCCCACCCAAACAAAACCAAGCATAAAGCAACTAGTATGCAAACTTTCACAGGTGCATTTAAGAAATAGAGAACCTTCTTCTCCTGGGCTTAGTCAAATCCACAGGCCCATCTTCTAAATGGGCCGTATCCTTAGCCCCATTTTTGAACAACTTTCCCAGTTTTTTCGACACAGATGAAAAAAACGTCGTCTTCTTACTCGAACTCAACGACGTCGTTCCAGGCGTAACGTTCTTCTGCTGCTGCATATCCGTAATGTACATCTTCATCTTCGTCAATTCTGATCGTAACTCCTCATTCTCTCTCACCAACGATACATCCGTCGCTAACCGATTCCTCTCCGTCGCAGCTCCGTCGCATTCACCGTCGTCTGATCCACTCCTCAACTTCAACTGATCGTAGTATAGCGCGTGTAAAACAATCTGTACCGGTAACCGTTTGTTCTGTGACGCGTGCACACGCGCTTCGTAGGATAGCTTCAATGGATCCATTACGCTGCATACTTTCTCTCTTTCGATTTCATCTAGCTTTGGATGAacctgaaaaaaaaatatacaaactcGTTAAACGGTGTCGTTTTTCATCAactaaattcaaattcaaatttgttaatgtgtttttgtttttaccttGAGATAGATATCAACGGCGCGGTAAAGATCATCGTCGATTTTACGCGCGTGTTTAGGAATAAGAACAGCGATTCCGTTGAATTTTGAGATGCTGAGTTCACCGTACGCGGCGATTTCAGCGAGGTACATGTCGACGGTTTTCGCCACACGCAGCATAGGGACGGAGAATGATTGTTTGAGTTCTCCCGGTGTGAAAACCgctgtgtttttttctttttcaacgaAGACTGAGATGATTCTGCGAACGCTTTCTAGATCAAAGAGTTTCTCGCCGTCGTAGGAGAATGACATCACGAGGAGGTCGTCGACGGTAACGTGTTCGAGGATTGCCGAGATTCGTTTCTCGAGTTCGGTTTTGCAGACGGTGGAGGCGCGGAGGTGGATGGCGCAACGGAGGAGGCAGCAAAGGAAGTTGATTGGAAAAGCTGCTTTCTCCGAAGGGAAGAGATTGATAATTAACTCTAGAAGGCTTCGTTGTTTTGATCTGATGTCTGAATCATTGTAATCTGATGACCCGATTCCATCACCGGAGTGGTTTCGAACTAGCTCCTGGAGTGATCGCTCTGAGTATGTAATCAGCGCGGCTGCAATGGTTGGAGGCTTAGCGCCGCGCTGTTTCATACAAGCGATCACTCTACTGAAGAAATCAATATCAAGAACAGCTAGTTCCTCAGTCCACCAATTAGCCGGTGAGCGGCTAGGGAAATTCGCCTCGCTGCAGGCCTTGGCGCTTGCAGCTTCAACACAGCGTTTCACGATGTTTAGGTCATCGGCATAGGGAAGAAGGTGGTGGCAAGACTTGAGGACTGCAACGGAGCCGGTGAGAGTGAAAAAGGCGACCTTAGAGAGAAATTCGTCGGTCCGGCCAGCAAGGTTGTTGTCACAATACTGATCAGTCATTTGGAGAAACTCTGCTGCACATCGTAAAACTGCGACATTATGGACTGTTATCTCGAAGTTGACGCCATAACAGAATTTAGCTGCTTTTTCAAAGATTCCAGAACCTCCTGGTATGTCAGAGAGATCTATTCTGGTGAGATGAGTCTCATCTGATTCCATTATTAGTTTTCTGATGTAGTTGCTCTTTGCCACCAACATGAACTGCAATCATATTCAAAACTTTAATACATTTTTACAATAATCATATGAACTAAAACAACTAAACAAGCTATCAAACACAAACACGATTCTAATACCGACACATGTAATCACACTTATTGATGTTGGACACTAACACATGTCGAACACTAGACAAACCTTCGATCACAAGCGGTGCAAGTAAACAAATTAATCTATGAACAATATAATTCACATGGGTCTTTTATTCTGATACCTTGTGGAGGCAGAAACGAGCTTCTCCAACTTCAACTATAACATCAGTTGGAACTTCTTGAGAGAAAACCCTGCAATAATAATCAACTTAATTGTAGAGTAAGCATGTGTATAATGATGCATGCATGAATTTGAAAATGGAATAATAGAGTTGAGTTTAGTGTGTTGTGTACCATTGGCCAGTTCTCTCCATGGCAAGAGAGAGTCTATTAGGATTAGCCGCCATGAACTTGTATGATTGGTTTTGGTATGTGGACTGGAATTGAATATATGAGAAGTTAAgcaaagagaatgaaatttaTGAGTGAGTTAGCTGGACAATGAATTGCATGGTGGTGGGTGGGTTAATATATAAGGACATTTTGGATACTGTAGAttcacattgttttttttttttttggtacaagtaGATTcacattgttattattatgatatgatGGATTGAACATTGAACTTTGTGTTTGTGGTCCAAGTTTTTTGATGTTAACTGGTCTGTTATCTATCTTTCTTGTAAAGTGGGTAGTTTTACTACTTTTAAGGTAATGTTTCAAGTCATTTTCCCTTCGGGTGCATGTCTTTTTTAATCTGCTGGTAATAGTGCAGACAAGATTAGTCTATACGGGCTCTACTTGATTTCAGTTTCATCCGGCAGAATGATGTGggttattttcttcttcttttgagtGAGACATTATCTTCATAATTGATTAGTATCCAAGCATTTACAGAATTCTCCCTTAAAAGCACGCTCCATTGACATTGAGCATCACATACTATTTGGACAAACCGTAATATTCGTGGGAGATACAAAACAAATACATGTATGATTATGCCTGTTATGGGGGAGGTATTTTTTCGTTAATTATGAATGTGACAAACATATCCAttatttgaagattgaagataTATCACTAGAAATAGTTCATGTGTGTCCCAAATTACTTGCCTTCATGTGTGAATGGCGGAATAAATTGCTTGAGTATAATCATCACATAATGTAAACAACAAAATACGATATGATTGATTGATCAGAATTTGGAGAGAGTTCTGTCACCCAAAAAAGGTAGATGTACCGACCGACAttcatattaattcaaaattgcaatcacttcaaattaattaaatgaatatatatatttttactaaatgttttttttactcaaattaaatgattaaatatacCTAATATCCAATCATTTCATTTGTCATCACATTAATCTAATTTTCATGTTATGGTATCGGTCACCATCTTTACTTATATGGGTCTAAGACCATGTGACATATATCTGACAATTCTCCTTATCAAATATCTGATTAAATGAGCAAGTTAAATGCTAAGGACATGGCTTAATGGGGTAGATCGAGATTCGACGTGAAGCATATGAAATTCATTTGATTGGATGAGAGACAGACTCCACCGCTATAAAGGTCGAAATTTCACTGACATTGATCAATTCAACTGTGACATTTAAGCTAATTCAACGGTTTTCTCTTTAtctttcacatatttttttaaaaaaaaattgtattatcgTATGTCATATTTAAATTGAACAATGTCATATGACATTATGTCACACACGCGCAATTTCACGAGGGACATAGTGTGAGTGGCTAAGAGGCATTCAACAGCGAGTTGGGCACACCTCACTATCACAAGCTTAACTAGGTCGATGTTTCTTCACCTCATACCACACATTCTAAACTGTGGGTTCTACCACAACGTAGCAAGATGAATATCTTGAATCAGCCATGAGCCAATTATATCTTTACACGTTCAAAGAATAGATATCCTATCCATAGATAAAAGTGGCTTTCGGTGGCCCCACATTTGCTTCTTCCCCATTTTAATTTTGACTAAAATCCAAGTTCATCCTCATAGTTTGCTTGCGTCTCATAGTTtgactaaaaaataatatttaaattaataaccaTAATTTATCCccatatgaaaatataaaatatgaatcCGGTATTTGTCGAActtgaacttaaaaaaaaaaagtagtaattAGTATTAAAGTAAttttgcaacaacaacaaacttaGGATCAAAGTAATTTTTAGAAATCAAGTGTAAAACACAAGACCGCAAACAAAAGATAAAG
It encodes:
- the LOC11441121 gene encoding root phototropism protein 2 encodes the protein MAANPNRLSLAMERTGQWVFSQEVPTDVIVEVGEARFCLHKFMLVAKSNYIRKLIMESDETHLTRIDLSDIPGGSGIFEKAAKFCYGVNFEITVHNVAVLRCAAEFLQMTDQYCDNNLAGRTDEFLSKVAFFTLTGSVAVLKSCHHLLPYADDLNIVKRCVEAASAKACSEANFPSRSPANWWTEELAVLDIDFFSRVIACMKQRGAKPPTIAAALITYSERSLQELVRNHSGDGIGSSDYNDSDIRSKQRSLLELIINLFPSEKAAFPINFLCCLLRCAIHLRASTVCKTELEKRISAILEHVTVDDLLVMSFSYDGEKLFDLESVRRIISVFVEKEKNTAVFTPGELKQSFSVPMLRVAKTVDMYLAEIAAYGELSISKFNGIAVLIPKHARKIDDDLYRAVDIYLKVHPKLDEIEREKVCSVMDPLKLSYEARVHASQNKRLPVQIVLHALYYDQLKLRSGSDDGECDGAATERNRLATDVSLVRENEELRSELTKMKMYITDMQQQKNVTPGTTSLSSSKKTTFFSSVSKKLGKLFKNGAKDTAHLEDGPVDLTKPRRRRFSIS